The Nitrospirota bacterium DNA window ATATATTAACGAGAAGTCAGAATAACCCTGCTCCCTCATATGACGCGTAGAAGGGTTGTTATAACAGGGGTGGGAATGGTCTCTCCCTTGGGAACAGGAATAGAAAAATCATGGAACGGGCTGATTGAAGGCCGTTCCGGAGTCGCCGGAATAACACACTTTGATCCTGCCGGTTACCCGTGCCAGATAGCGGCTGAAGTTAAAGACTTCGTTATAGATGACTATATCGATGTCAAAGAACAGAAGAAGATGGACCGGTTCATCCACTTCGCACTGGCTGCTTCAAGCATGGCTATGCAGGATTCCGGGCTCGTTATTACCGGCGATATGGCGGAAAGAGCCGGTGTCATAGTCGGCGCAGGCATGGGAGGCCTGCCTGCGATAGAGCGGTACGCCAGGATACTCAATGAAAAGGGGCCTAAAAGGATCACTCCTTTTTTTATCCCCATGACGATCATTAACCTTGCCGCGGGACAGATATCCATCAGGTTCGGGGCCAAAGGCCCTAATTCAGCAGTTGTCACTGCCTGCGCAAGCGGCACTCATTCGATCGGCGACTCGTTCAAATTGATCCAGAACAATATTGCGGATGTTATGATCGCAGGAGGAACCGAAGCCACCATAAGCCCGTTGGCGATAGCAGGCTTTTCCGCAATGAAAGCGCTTTCAACCAGAAACGATGAGCCTGAAAAAGCGAGCAGGCCTTTTGATAAGGACAGGGACGGTTTTGTCATGGGCGAAGGCTCAGGGATCATGATACTTGAGGAGCTTGAACACGCATTAAAGAGAGGCGCAAAGATATACGCTGAGATAACGGGCTACGGCATGACCTCTGATGCCTACCACTTATCAAGCCCTGCGCCAGAGGGCGAAGGCGCGGCAAGGTGCATGAAGGCAGCTATTAAAGATGCCGGAATAAAACCCGATGAAGTTGACTATATAAATGCTCATGGCACATCAACAAGATACGGTGACGAGCTTGAGACCATAGCGATAAAAAATGTCTTTGGGGAGCACGCCTACAAGTTATGTGTAAGTTCAACAAAGTCAATGACCGGGCATCTTCTCGGAGCCGCAGGCGGCGTTGAAGCTGTCGTATGCGCGCTCAGCATATTTAATAAAATAGTGCCTCCAACTATCAACCTTGAAAACCCTGATCCGGAATGTGACCTCGACTATGTGCCTGACAAGTCAAGGAATCTCGATATAAGATCAGCGATCTCAAACTCATTTGGATTCGGCGGGACAAATGCCAGCATCGTCATTAAACGATATAGCCAGTTTTGAACTCTCAATAAGGCACACCTTCAAGAAAAAATCTCTGGCAAGGGAAGCTCTTACTCACAAATCTTATTCTCACGAGAATCAGGAAAAGCGCCACCCTTTCAACGAGCGCTTTGAGTTTCTGGGTGATTCCGTGCTTGGATTGGTTATCAGCGAGCATCTCTTTAATAGTTTCAGTGATCATTCCGAGGCAAAGCTTTCCAAGCTCAGGGCTTATTTAGTGCAGGAAGCAACTCTTGCGGAGGCTGCAGAGAGGCTTGATATCGGCAGGCATTTATTGATAGGCAAGGGTGAAGATATGTCAGGCGGAAGAAATAAGCCTTCCCTGCTTGCCA harbors:
- the fabF gene encoding beta-ketoacyl-ACP synthase II, with protein sequence MTRRRVVITGVGMVSPLGTGIEKSWNGLIEGRSGVAGITHFDPAGYPCQIAAEVKDFVIDDYIDVKEQKKMDRFIHFALAASSMAMQDSGLVITGDMAERAGVIVGAGMGGLPAIERYARILNEKGPKRITPFFIPMTIINLAAGQISIRFGAKGPNSAVVTACASGTHSIGDSFKLIQNNIADVMIAGGTEATISPLAIAGFSAMKALSTRNDEPEKASRPFDKDRDGFVMGEGSGIMILEELEHALKRGAKIYAEITGYGMTSDAYHLSSPAPEGEGAARCMKAAIKDAGIKPDEVDYINAHGTSTRYGDELETIAIKNVFGEHAYKLCVSSTKSMTGHLLGAAGGVEAVVCALSIFNKIVPPTINLENPDPECDLDYVPDKSRNLDIRSAISNSFGFGGTNASIVIKRYSQF
- the rnc gene encoding ribonuclease III; protein product: MPASSLNDIASFELSIRHTFKKKSLAREALTHKSYSHENQEKRHPFNERFEFLGDSVLGLVISEHLFNSFSDHSEAKLSKLRAYLVQEATLAEAAERLDIGRHLLIGKGEDMSGGRNKPSLLANAFEAVIAAIYLDSGMKKAREFILASLEPKILELVDNSLVMDFKTSLQELTQSRFGVLPEYQVKSEQGPEHDKMFEVSVQINHDTYGTGRGRTKKAAEQMAAKASLKKIEKA